A window from Borrelia sp. P9F1 encodes these proteins:
- the lon gene encoding endopeptidase La, producing MEELKNNDSKGKKRSSGSAAILPHFDKPVRVPLVAVPSHPIFPGMFIPIIIVSDSDMKAVDYVNKGNGIVSLFVLRDKFLEKTDSKSDKVAINYKRDVYSVGITAKIVKKINLPDGGYNIFVSTIDRVKFVKVVLNEDFPIIEVDYLKQIPVRKDDIQAKAIYSSILLRTKEIFSHRKMPEVQLNMVNIEDKGRLCDVVAGMISSSKDSHQEILETLSVKDRLKKVLELIYEELNLIEIQNKITRCIQEKLEKQQKEFFLKEQLKAIKAELGLGDDKNSDFMKLKGKINSLALKGEALEAVERELEKFSFLETNSSEYIVVRNYLELITNLPWEESRIDFDKFDLQKAKKILDKTHYGMKEVKDRIIEYISVLKLRKSQRGAIMLLVGPPGVGKTSIGTAIARVLKTKFFRFSVGGMRDESEIKGHRRTYVGALPGKIIQGLRITKTNSPVFLIDEIDKVSVSNYGDPFSVLLEVLDPEQNINFRDHYLDLPFNISNVFFILTANSVETIPNPLLNRMEVIYLSGYVDDEKIEIARKYLISKVLRENGVNKDALKFQGSALVQIAREYARDNGLRNFEKYIRKIVRKVARKLVEDESIKSYQVSRENLEEYIGVPVFREEEFLNKTMSPGMVMGLAWTNYGGSTLIIETVKTEAKSSGIKLTGRLGDVMKESANIAFTYVNSIRNTLGINKSFFEKYMIHLHIPEGAIPKDGPSAGITIASAFISLALNKEVRPHLAMTGELSLTGNVMAIGGLREKIIAAKRSGVEHIIIPMANKANLDEIPINIKSGINFHLVSNMGDVIKLLF from the coding sequence ATGGAAGAATTAAAAAATAATGACTCTAAGGGTAAGAAGCGTTCAAGTGGGTCTGCTGCCATTTTGCCTCATTTTGATAAGCCTGTGAGAGTTCCTTTAGTCGCAGTTCCATCTCATCCTATATTCCCTGGAATGTTTATTCCAATCATTATAGTTTCTGATTCTGATATGAAAGCTGTTGATTATGTTAATAAGGGTAATGGTATTGTCTCCTTATTTGTTTTGCGCGATAAATTTTTAGAAAAGACTGACAGTAAGAGTGATAAAGTAGCTATCAATTATAAACGAGATGTTTATTCTGTTGGTATTACTGCTAAGATAGTGAAAAAAATTAATCTTCCTGATGGTGGGTACAATATTTTTGTTTCAACTATTGACAGGGTTAAATTTGTTAAGGTTGTTCTTAATGAAGATTTTCCGATAATTGAAGTCGATTATTTAAAACAGATTCCTGTTAGGAAGGATGATATACAGGCGAAGGCTATTTACAGTAGCATTTTACTCAGAACAAAAGAGATATTTTCGCATAGAAAAATGCCTGAGGTTCAGTTAAATATGGTCAATATTGAGGATAAGGGTAGGTTATGTGATGTTGTCGCAGGAATGATTTCGTCTTCTAAAGATTCGCATCAAGAAATTCTTGAAACTTTAAGTGTAAAGGATAGGCTTAAAAAGGTCTTGGAATTAATTTATGAAGAATTAAATTTGATTGAAATTCAAAATAAAATTACTAGGTGTATTCAAGAGAAGTTAGAAAAACAACAAAAGGAATTCTTTTTAAAAGAACAACTTAAAGCTATCAAGGCTGAACTTGGTTTAGGAGACGATAAGAATAGCGATTTTATGAAACTTAAAGGCAAAATTAACTCTTTGGCGTTGAAGGGTGAAGCGTTGGAAGCAGTTGAGAGAGAGCTTGAAAAGTTTTCATTTCTTGAGACAAATTCGTCAGAATATATTGTGGTTAGAAATTATCTTGAGCTTATTACAAATCTACCTTGGGAAGAATCTAGGATTGATTTTGATAAGTTTGATTTGCAGAAAGCAAAAAAGATTCTAGATAAGACACATTATGGGATGAAGGAAGTTAAAGATAGGATTATTGAATATATTTCTGTTCTTAAACTAAGGAAATCCCAAAGGGGAGCTATCATGCTTTTAGTTGGGCCTCCTGGAGTTGGTAAGACTTCAATAGGAACGGCTATTGCTAGGGTCCTTAAGACAAAATTCTTCAGGTTTTCTGTGGGTGGTATGAGAGATGAATCGGAGATTAAGGGGCACAGAAGGACTTATGTTGGGGCCTTGCCCGGGAAGATTATTCAGGGATTAAGGATTACAAAAACGAATTCTCCAGTTTTTTTAATAGATGAGATTGATAAAGTTTCAGTATCTAATTACGGGGATCCATTTTCAGTTCTTCTTGAGGTTTTAGATCCAGAGCAAAATATTAATTTTAGGGATCATTACCTTGATTTGCCTTTCAATATTTCTAATGTATTTTTCATTTTAACAGCTAATTCCGTTGAGACAATACCTAATCCTTTGTTAAATAGAATGGAAGTGATTTATTTATCAGGATATGTGGATGATGAAAAAATAGAAATAGCAAGAAAATATTTAATTTCTAAGGTTTTAAGGGAGAATGGAGTTAATAAAGATGCTTTGAAATTTCAAGGTTCGGCTCTTGTACAGATTGCTAGAGAATATGCAAGAGACAATGGGCTTAGAAATTTTGAAAAGTATATAAGGAAGATTGTAAGGAAGGTTGCAAGAAAGCTTGTTGAGGATGAATCTATTAAATCGTACCAAGTATCTAGGGAGAATTTGGAAGAATATATTGGTGTGCCTGTGTTTAGAGAAGAGGAGTTTTTAAATAAGACTATGTCTCCAGGTATGGTCATGGGACTTGCTTGGACTAATTATGGGGGTTCAACCTTGATAATTGAGACTGTCAAAACTGAGGCCAAGTCTTCTGGAATTAAGTTGACAGGTAGACTTGGTGATGTTATGAAGGAATCTGCCAACATTGCGTTTACCTATGTAAATAGCATTAGAAATACTTTAGGCATCAATAAATCTTTTTTCGAAAAGTATATGATTCACTTACATATTCCAGAAGGAGCTATTCCTAAGGATGGACCTTCTGCTGGCATTACCATTGCTAGTGCTTTTATATCGCTGGCTCTTAATAAGGAGGTCCGGCCTCATCTGGCTATGACCGGAGAATTGTCATTAACAGGGAATGTAATGGCTATTGGAGGGTTAAGAGAGAAAATAATTGCGGCTAAACGAAGCGGAGTTGAGCATATTATTATTCCTATGGCAAATAAAGCAAACCTTGATGAGATTCCTATTAACATCAAGAGTGGAATAAATTTTCATCTAGTTAGTAATATGGGTGACGTCATTAAGTTATTATTTTAA
- a CDS encoding undecaprenyl-diphosphate phosphatase, which translates to MMNLFKVIILGAVQGIAEFLPISSSGHLLLLRKYMGLEVPIVFDIYLHLATVLVVVIYYRSRILELALSLVLFFLRKTTLLDLDNLKTVFLIAIITFITAFVGIFIEMFEEAFLFGVVLLNFVLTGILLLLLESRLLIFNLKNNILFSGVFIGIMQGIGVMPGISRSGITIFASILLGFSRSKSLEISFLSLIPIVFGSLLLKQKELFALNVVFSVFEVNLGAVVAFVIGLFSMGLFVRVLAGSRTYYFSAYLFFLSGVVYCFL; encoded by the coding sequence TTGATGAATCTTTTTAAGGTTATTATTTTAGGAGCTGTGCAGGGAATTGCTGAGTTTCTCCCTATCTCTAGTTCGGGGCATTTATTACTTTTAAGGAAGTATATGGGGTTAGAAGTTCCGATAGTATTTGATATTTATTTGCATTTAGCAACTGTGTTAGTCGTTGTGATTTATTACCGCAGTCGAATACTGGAGCTTGCCCTAAGCCTAGTTCTGTTTTTTTTAAGAAAGACTACTTTATTGGACTTGGATAATTTAAAGACTGTATTTCTTATAGCAATAATTACTTTTATCACGGCATTTGTTGGAATTTTTATAGAAATGTTTGAAGAAGCATTCCTCTTTGGTGTAGTTTTGTTAAATTTCGTTTTAACGGGGATTTTATTGTTATTACTTGAATCTAGGCTTTTGATTTTTAATTTGAAAAATAATATTCTGTTTTCAGGTGTTTTTATTGGGATTATGCAAGGAATTGGTGTGATGCCTGGTATTTCTCGTTCGGGGATTACAATTTTTGCTTCAATTCTTCTTGGGTTTAGCAGGTCAAAATCACTTGAGATCTCGTTTTTATCTCTGATCCCCATTGTGTTTGGGAGTTTATTGCTGAAGCAGAAAGAATTATTTGCTTTGAACGTGGTTTTTAGTGTTTTTGAAGTAAACTTGGGAGCGGTTGTTGCTTTTGTTATTGGGCTATTTTCAATGGGTTTATTTGTCAGAGTGCTTGCAGGGAGCAGGACTTATTATTTTTCAGCTTATTTATTTTTTCTTTCTGGTGTTGTTTATTGCTTTCTTTGA
- the recJ gene encoding single-stranded-DNA-specific exonuclease RecJ, which translates to MKIWKKKEVDVKKENVVNIAKKYNISLLEATLLMRREIKEEDFLFFIEDSVNLMHNPFLLKNIDKFIYRINEAIEENESILIFGDKDADGITATIIMYETLKDFGINVTYKIPSNGEFYGITKELIDKASEDKISVIITVDCGISNIEEANYARSKNIEVIITDHHLPNKELDTEIIIINPHLKGDLSPFKEIAGCYVSFKACLALYLSTTNLYNKNIVFLFLEKLNDKIVINAIEIHNYILKKHLLLESTDDLQININKLEEFSKGKHIIVFNKNEQNQLLNEFFNQKIDIETIDISEDFIRKYPKFAKKTLKELIQITKYFKYRELHIKDKLYYVFYNIIFETNKNLLKKCLKNLKFVAIGTIADNMPIINENRTVVKEGLKEIALKERIPINCLLKDANILTKPIISSSDIAFKIAPMLNSTGRLEKADITIKFLLTEDINKIENRFKEIKSINTLRKRKEDVSWNTHSENTIFKNDKFIVCYDKYTPKGISSRMATRLSSYYQKVAVFLTKQDNIIKGSIRSNNKINSKDLISMIPCSLLINSGGHKAAAGFTLYENVLNEFIKELEHAIEKIEYSDQYEDSILIDAIIPKDFKKQELLKIVDLFEPYGHGFREFILTMEDVHIQDLRTIDKNGTSKHIIMKIKNSQDQYRAIYFNGTQNIQELGIKDGQSIDIIFTVSEDFYNQSDKILKIMDIKKRAN; encoded by the coding sequence ATGAAAATTTGGAAAAAAAAAGAAGTTGATGTAAAAAAAGAGAATGTAGTGAATATCGCAAAAAAATATAACATTAGCCTTCTTGAAGCGACACTACTCATGAGAAGAGAGATTAAAGAAGAAGACTTTTTATTCTTTATTGAAGATAGTGTGAATTTAATGCATAATCCATTTTTACTAAAAAACATAGATAAATTTATTTACAGAATAAATGAGGCTATTGAAGAGAATGAAAGTATATTAATCTTTGGAGACAAGGATGCTGACGGGATCACAGCTACGATCATCATGTATGAGACACTTAAAGATTTTGGCATTAATGTAACCTATAAGATACCCTCTAATGGAGAGTTCTATGGAATTACAAAGGAATTAATTGACAAAGCATCTGAGGATAAAATATCAGTCATCATTACTGTTGATTGTGGCATTTCTAATATTGAAGAAGCAAATTATGCGAGATCGAAAAATATAGAAGTAATTATTACAGACCACCATCTTCCCAACAAAGAGCTTGATACAGAAATTATCATCATTAATCCCCATTTAAAAGGCGATCTATCTCCATTTAAAGAAATAGCTGGATGCTATGTTAGCTTTAAAGCATGTCTTGCCCTCTATCTATCTACTACCAATCTTTATAATAAAAACATTGTGTTTTTATTTCTAGAAAAACTGAATGATAAAATTGTTATTAATGCCATAGAAATACACAACTACATTTTAAAAAAGCATCTCTTACTAGAAAGCACTGATGATCTACAAATTAATATCAACAAACTAGAAGAGTTTTCAAAAGGTAAACACATAATTGTATTTAACAAAAATGAACAAAATCAACTTTTAAATGAATTCTTTAATCAAAAAATAGATATTGAAACAATTGATATCAGTGAAGATTTTATAAGAAAGTATCCAAAATTCGCTAAAAAAACACTCAAAGAACTTATTCAAATTACAAAATATTTTAAGTATAGAGAACTTCATATTAAGGACAAGCTTTATTACGTTTTTTATAACATCATATTTGAAACAAATAAGAATTTACTAAAAAAATGTCTTAAGAACCTTAAATTTGTTGCGATAGGAACCATTGCTGATAATATGCCAATCATTAATGAAAATCGAACTGTTGTAAAAGAAGGACTTAAAGAAATTGCATTAAAAGAAAGAATTCCCATTAACTGTTTACTAAAAGATGCTAACATATTGACAAAGCCAATAATAAGTTCATCAGATATTGCTTTTAAGATTGCCCCTATGTTAAATTCAACAGGAAGGCTTGAAAAAGCAGATATTACGATTAAATTTTTATTAACCGAAGACATTAATAAAATAGAAAACAGGTTTAAAGAAATCAAGAGCATAAATACTTTAAGAAAACGTAAGGAAGATGTTTCTTGGAACACACACAGCGAAAATACCATTTTCAAAAATGATAAATTCATTGTATGCTATGACAAATATACTCCAAAGGGAATTAGTTCTAGAATGGCAACAAGGCTCTCATCTTATTATCAAAAAGTTGCCGTTTTTCTAACAAAACAGGATAACATAATCAAGGGATCTATAAGATCAAACAACAAAATCAACTCGAAAGATTTAATTTCAATGATACCATGTTCTCTATTAATAAATTCTGGAGGCCATAAAGCAGCCGCTGGGTTCACGCTTTACGAGAATGTTTTAAATGAATTCATTAAGGAGCTTGAACATGCTATTGAAAAAATAGAATACAGTGACCAATATGAAGACTCCATACTCATTGATGCCATTATACCTAAGGACTTTAAAAAACAAGAGCTTTTAAAAATAGTTGACTTGTTTGAACCTTACGGGCATGGATTTAGAGAATTTATCTTAACAATGGAGGATGTACACATTCAGGATCTCAGAACAATTGATAAAAATGGCACCTCTAAGCATATAATTATGAAAATTAAAAATAGTCAAGATCAATACAGAGCTATTTACTTTAATGGAACTCAAAACATTCAAGAGCTCGGTATTAAAGATGGACAAAGTATAGATATAATATTCACAGTTAGTGAAGACTTTTACAATCAAAGTGATAAAATACTAAAAATTATGGACATTAAAAAGAGAGCAAATTAA
- the rpsU gene encoding 30S ribosomal protein S21, which translates to MVTVNVDKSEGLEKALKRFKRMIEKEAIIREWKRREYYEKPSTIRVKKEKAFKRKQAKKVRKLKQKIGRQ; encoded by the coding sequence TTGGTAACTGTCAATGTGGACAAGAGTGAAGGTTTAGAGAAAGCATTGAAACGTTTTAAAAGAATGATTGAAAAAGAGGCAATAATTCGAGAGTGGAAAAGAAGAGAATACTACGAAAAACCGTCTACCATTCGTGTTAAGAAAGAAAAAGCTTTTAAAAGAAAACAAGCAAAAAAAGTCAGAAAATTAAAACAAAAAATTGGGAGACAATAA
- a CDS encoding DNA translocase FtsK has protein sequence MKGFYQYFQFLFFFVLVVILFSLCVALTPIGDIFVFFVFNLIGQMLINTFSFLSFYLILYPLVNWYVYRNNMLSKRFIFNWNYTVILFFTLTFWLKINSSLEGSSFVNWFLSNFGIVLGNLFVFLLLILEFVIWVYLNYLLFKRTDFILDVIRFLMFRVQVLFEGSFAYFPFLSSLKVKKDIKVYDDFDNDLDRNEPPGGKDNVINGAEYQALWSFNTFSRKSSTPSSVNLDKTVFGQPKGVEGSLPEVSLLKDQALRSDQCDLSSDESKHRSLLKSDGNKLVASGKIKASDIRHRGIIDSIARVSDDDLLVNVAGSNYFIDISVFNKREPKSEAEGIAYEREIQKQSMILQETFREFGISAKLIDVIKGPVVTMYAVRPDKGIKLSRITSISDNIALRLAAVRVRIIAPIPGKEAVGIEIPNKRREFILISDIIDNKEFRDNFKIPFALGKEISGDNVVFDLVNAPHLLIAGATGAGKSVCVNSLIASIIFSKSPDEIKLIMIDPKIVELKLFNDIPHLLTPVITDVRRALEALRWCLDEMERRYVLLDNFLVRDINAYNRKVMEEGLNEVSLPYLVIIIDEFADLILSARKDLENLISRLAAMARAVGIHLVLATQRPSVDVITGVIKANFPSRISFMVASAMDSRIILGVSGAEKLLGKGDMLYVSPTTPFPQRIQGGFLDEKEVYRLVEEVKKLGVPNYIDDEIFIDSVGETEKIAVSPSDEPMFEEALEIVRSTRKASASYLQRRLKIGYNRAARIIELMEEMGYVGAAKGSKPRDVFI, from the coding sequence ATGAAGGGGTTTTACCAGTATTTTCAATTTTTATTTTTTTTCGTGTTGGTCGTCATATTATTTTCGCTTTGTGTGGCTCTAACTCCCATAGGGGATATATTTGTGTTTTTTGTTTTCAATTTAATAGGGCAAATGTTAATAAATACCTTTTCATTTTTGTCATTTTATTTAATACTTTACCCCCTTGTAAATTGGTATGTTTACAGGAACAATATGCTTAGTAAGAGGTTTATATTTAATTGGAATTATACAGTTATTTTATTTTTTACCCTAACGTTTTGGTTAAAAATTAACTCTAGTCTTGAAGGTTCTAGCTTTGTTAACTGGTTTTTGAGTAATTTTGGAATAGTGCTGGGTAATCTTTTTGTTTTTCTTCTGTTAATTTTAGAGTTTGTTATTTGGGTTTATTTAAATTACCTATTATTTAAAAGGACTGACTTTATCCTAGATGTTATTAGGTTTTTAATGTTTAGGGTTCAAGTCTTGTTTGAAGGTTCGTTTGCTTATTTTCCTTTTTTAAGCTCTTTGAAGGTTAAAAAAGATATTAAGGTTTATGACGATTTTGATAATGATTTGGACAGGAATGAGCCTCCTGGGGGAAAAGATAATGTTATTAATGGGGCAGAGTATCAGGCCTTGTGGTCTTTTAATACGTTTTCAAGAAAATCTAGTACACCTTCTAGTGTTAATTTAGATAAAACTGTTTTTGGGCAGCCAAAGGGAGTGGAGGGGTCGTTACCGGAGGTAAGCTTGCTTAAAGATCAGGCTTTACGAAGTGATCAATGTGATTTAAGCAGTGATGAATCTAAGCATAGATCGTTGTTAAAATCTGATGGTAATAAGCTAGTGGCTAGTGGAAAAATTAAGGCCAGTGATATAAGGCATAGGGGAATAATAGATAGTATTGCTAGAGTTTCAGATGATGATTTATTAGTAAACGTGGCTGGTAGTAATTATTTTATAGATATTTCTGTTTTCAATAAAAGAGAGCCCAAGAGTGAGGCGGAAGGCATTGCATATGAGAGAGAAATTCAAAAACAATCGATGATTCTACAGGAAACTTTTAGAGAGTTTGGTATTAGTGCTAAGCTTATTGATGTTATTAAAGGCCCTGTTGTTACCATGTATGCCGTTCGTCCAGATAAGGGCATTAAGCTTTCAAGAATAACTTCCATATCGGATAACATTGCCTTAAGGCTTGCAGCAGTTAGGGTTCGAATTATTGCTCCGATACCTGGTAAAGAAGCCGTGGGGATCGAAATCCCTAATAAAAGACGTGAGTTTATTTTAATTTCAGATATAATAGACAACAAAGAATTTAGAGATAATTTCAAAATTCCTTTTGCACTTGGTAAAGAGATTAGTGGAGATAATGTTGTCTTTGATCTTGTTAATGCCCCGCACCTTTTAATAGCAGGAGCTACTGGGGCTGGTAAGTCAGTTTGTGTTAACTCGCTTATTGCCTCAATTATTTTTTCAAAGTCTCCAGATGAGATTAAACTTATAATGATAGATCCTAAAATAGTTGAACTTAAGCTTTTTAATGATATTCCACATTTATTAACTCCCGTTATTACTGATGTACGTAGGGCTTTAGAGGCTCTTCGTTGGTGCCTTGATGAGATGGAGAGAAGGTATGTTCTCCTTGATAATTTTCTTGTAAGAGACATTAATGCTTACAATAGAAAAGTGATGGAAGAGGGATTAAATGAAGTCTCTTTGCCTTATCTAGTAATTATCATTGACGAATTTGCGGATCTTATTCTTTCTGCAAGGAAGGATTTGGAGAATTTGATTTCTAGACTTGCAGCTATGGCTAGGGCTGTTGGGATACATTTAGTTCTTGCTACCCAAAGGCCATCTGTTGATGTTATTACGGGTGTAATAAAGGCTAATTTTCCTTCAAGAATTTCTTTTATGGTAGCTAGTGCTATGGATTCAAGGATAATTCTTGGAGTTTCAGGAGCCGAAAAGCTTTTAGGAAAGGGGGACATGCTTTATGTTAGCCCTACAACTCCTTTCCCTCAAAGAATTCAAGGTGGGTTTTTGGATGAAAAAGAAGTGTACAGATTAGTCGAGGAGGTCAAGAAACTTGGCGTTCCAAATTATATTGACGATGAAATATTTATTGACAGCGTAGGTGAAACAGAGAAGATAGCTGTTAGCCCGTCAGATGAACCCATGTTCGAGGAAGCTCTTGAGATCGTTCGTTCCACAAGAAAAGCTTCAGCGTCTTATCTACAAAGACGATTAAAGATAGGGTACAACAGAGCCGCAAGAATCATCGAGCTTATGGAAGAGATGGGATACGTAGGCGCCGCAAAGGGCTCAAAGCCACGTGATGTCTTCATTTAG
- a CDS encoding M23 family metallopeptidase: MLIIKSFLLMFVSLFNINEIRDDLVRGYYQREVFQGELTYFASNKNFKKLSLLSNNKNPILSSYPFKFEVDNKTYYIALLGITPMIKEGVRKIEIEFENEKYIKEIEIKKFEFRKTTIKLDKKKAKIFKHQKSVKAKEQALILWNIIGNIGDASIYHYDTLVHPIKDQYRISSPYGDQRIYTQENKKISNLTMHKGKDYAPFKREKTPIFAAGRGKVVFARDREITGKTVIIQHLPGVYTIYLHLSKFGVKENKIVHTGEYIGNVGNTGISTGPHLHFEVRVNGVAVNPDFFLKHMLIDKNKIINNIEKMR; this comes from the coding sequence ATGCTTATCATAAAAAGCTTCTTGCTCATGTTTGTAAGCCTATTCAATATAAATGAAATAAGAGATGACTTGGTAAGAGGCTACTATCAAAGGGAAGTCTTTCAAGGAGAGCTCACTTACTTCGCAAGCAACAAAAATTTTAAAAAACTATCGCTCCTGAGTAATAACAAAAACCCTATTTTAAGCTCCTATCCTTTCAAATTTGAAGTAGATAACAAAACATATTACATAGCGTTATTGGGAATTACGCCAATGATTAAAGAAGGAGTGAGAAAAATTGAAATAGAATTCGAAAATGAAAAATATATCAAGGAAATAGAGATAAAAAAATTTGAATTTAGAAAGACAACTATTAAGCTAGATAAAAAAAAAGCAAAGATTTTCAAGCATCAAAAGTCCGTAAAAGCGAAAGAACAGGCTCTTATATTATGGAATATAATTGGAAACATAGGAGATGCTTCAATATACCACTACGATACTTTAGTTCACCCTATCAAAGATCAATATAGAATAAGCAGTCCTTATGGAGACCAGAGGATTTATACTCAGGAAAATAAAAAAATATCAAATCTAACAATGCATAAAGGCAAAGATTACGCACCTTTTAAGAGAGAAAAAACACCTATTTTTGCAGCCGGAAGAGGAAAAGTGGTATTCGCAAGAGACAGGGAAATTACTGGAAAAACTGTAATTATTCAACACTTACCAGGTGTATATACAATTTATCTACATCTATCAAAATTTGGAGTTAAAGAAAATAAAATAGTTCATACTGGAGAATATATTGGAAATGTTGGAAACACGGGCATTTCCACAGGACCTCATCTACATTTTGAAGTTAGAGTTAATGGGGTTGCTGTAAATCCAGACTTCTTCCTAAAGCATATGCTTATTGACAAAAATAAAATAATCAATAATATTGAGAAGATGAGGTAG